In Geopsychrobacter electrodiphilus DSM 16401, a single window of DNA contains:
- a CDS encoding IclR family transcriptional regulator, with protein MVKKDKSEYIIQAVSHALDLLEQFHGDIDELGVTELSKRLKLHKNNVFRLLATLESRGYIEQNRATENYRLGLKALELGQTFIKQMGLLRQARPILDRMVEEGNETAYVSIFKENHIVYLDVVETSLTVRVVSRVGSRLPAYCTASGKVHLAFMSDEEFEATMAEQKLAQHTPTTLVDIKKLKAELELIRTNGYAIDDEELDLGVRCIAAPIRDYTRRIVGAVSISGPSMRLEDKRMKEELIPMILHAGEDLSTRLGFPH; from the coding sequence ATGGTCAAAAAAGATAAATCTGAATATATAATTCAGGCCGTGTCACACGCGCTTGATCTGCTTGAGCAGTTTCATGGTGACATCGATGAACTTGGGGTCACCGAACTGAGCAAACGGTTAAAACTCCACAAAAACAATGTTTTCCGCCTGTTGGCAACCCTCGAGTCTCGTGGTTATATCGAGCAGAATCGCGCCACTGAAAACTATCGACTTGGGCTGAAAGCGTTAGAACTTGGACAGACCTTCATCAAACAGATGGGCCTGCTTCGCCAGGCCCGTCCGATTCTTGATCGCATGGTTGAAGAGGGGAATGAGACCGCCTATGTCTCCATCTTCAAGGAAAATCACATCGTTTATCTTGATGTGGTTGAAACCAGCCTGACAGTTCGCGTCGTTTCACGCGTCGGGTCTCGCCTGCCTGCCTACTGCACCGCCTCAGGGAAGGTTCATCTGGCATTTATGTCAGACGAAGAATTTGAGGCCACCATGGCAGAGCAGAAATTGGCACAGCACACCCCAACAACCCTGGTCGACATCAAGAAGCTTAAGGCTGAGCTTGAATTGATCCGCACCAATGGTTACGCCATTGACGATGAAGAGCTTGACCTGGGCGTGCGGTGTATTGCCGCACCGATACGTGACTACACCAGGCGCATTGTTGGTGCCGTCAGCATCTCCGGGCCGAGCATGCGTCTTGAAGACAAACGGATGAAAGAAGAATTGATCCCGATGATTCTGCACGCTGGCGAAGATTTGTCGACCCGCCTCGGTTTTCCGCACTGA
- a CDS encoding alpha/beta hydrolase, whose product MLLDFTSELERAQHEGVGHRENLPFLFEPDKTNGKALLLIHGFSGTPYEMRALGEFLCARGYVTLGVRLDGHGTTPEDLSRYRWQDWLQTLERGYAILQKTGMPISLVGQSTGALLGLALSRHKPLSRLVLLSPFLSLKHPLARFSRFLKYLIPFQQRTLPPLQQLHYYERRPLAGIEQILRLRNELKPTLKRIMLPTLILAAEGDQTVARDSALTLFHLLGSPQKEFHLFGPQSPHVLSTDENPEFEAVYAMTAAFLG is encoded by the coding sequence ATGCTGCTGGACTTTACCTCAGAGCTTGAGCGCGCACAGCATGAAGGAGTCGGTCATAGAGAGAACCTACCCTTTCTGTTCGAGCCCGATAAGACCAACGGCAAGGCACTGCTCCTGATTCACGGCTTCAGCGGAACCCCTTATGAAATGCGTGCCCTCGGAGAGTTTCTCTGTGCCCGAGGCTATGTGACGCTGGGCGTTAGACTGGACGGACATGGCACGACACCTGAGGATCTGAGCCGCTACCGCTGGCAAGACTGGCTACAGACCCTTGAGCGCGGTTACGCTATATTACAAAAAACCGGGATGCCGATCTCACTGGTGGGGCAGAGCACCGGCGCGTTACTGGGGCTGGCCCTTTCGAGGCATAAACCTCTTTCGCGCCTGGTTTTGCTCTCACCCTTCCTGAGCCTTAAGCACCCTCTGGCGCGTTTTTCCCGGTTCCTGAAATATTTGATCCCTTTTCAACAAAGAACTCTCCCCCCTCTCCAGCAGCTTCATTACTATGAACGTCGACCACTGGCCGGAATTGAGCAGATATTGCGTCTGCGAAATGAGCTCAAGCCCACCCTCAAGCGGATAATGCTTCCGACCCTAATATTGGCTGCCGAAGGGGACCAGACCGTCGCCAGAGACAGTGCCCTGACGCTGTTTCACTTGCTTGGGAGTCCGCAAAAGGAATTTCACCTGTTTGGCCCTCAATCGCCCCATGTGCTGAGCACGGACGAAAATCCCGAATTCGAAGCCGTCTATGCTATGACCGCCGCCTTTCTAGGGTGA
- the coaE gene encoding dephospho-CoA kinase (Dephospho-CoA kinase (CoaE) performs the final step in coenzyme A biosynthesis.) gives MGKTILILGITGSIATGKSLVTELLRQKGAAVLSADQLARDVVAPGTETLAALVKMFGPQILTRAGALDRECLGRLVFADAEARQKMNKLMHPAIAQLAEDRLAVLAQTGVALVVYEAPLLYEAGAEKRVDKVLVVTLDPGLQLSRLVERDHLDVGEALQRIQAQMSQAEKKTRADYLIDNSGSLHDLQIQVDRLWAKLVG, from the coding sequence ATGGGAAAGACAATTTTGATTCTTGGAATTACAGGGAGTATCGCCACGGGTAAAAGCCTGGTGACTGAGCTTCTGCGCCAAAAGGGTGCTGCGGTTCTGAGCGCCGACCAACTGGCCAGGGATGTGGTTGCGCCCGGGACGGAGACCCTTGCAGCGCTGGTGAAGATGTTCGGTCCCCAGATCCTGACGCGCGCTGGGGCGCTGGATCGAGAGTGTTTGGGGCGTCTGGTCTTTGCTGATGCAGAAGCGCGCCAGAAAATGAATAAACTTATGCACCCGGCAATCGCTCAGCTTGCTGAAGATCGCCTTGCTGTGCTGGCACAAACCGGGGTGGCGCTTGTGGTTTATGAAGCCCCACTCCTGTATGAAGCCGGAGCTGAGAAACGTGTCGATAAGGTTCTGGTTGTGACTCTTGATCCGGGCCTGCAGTTAAGTCGCCTGGTTGAACGCGATCATCTGGATGTCGGCGAAGCGCTTCAGCGCATCCAGGCACAAATGTCACAGGCTGAAAAGAAAACGCGAGCCGATTACCTGATTGATAACTCAGGCAGTCTGCATGACCTTCAGATCCAGGTGGATCGGCTCTGGGCCAAACTGGTGGGATAA
- a CDS encoding AMP-dependent synthetase/ligase has protein sequence MKDTLPRMVLRQCERYQGQTVMRRKSGGRYQDISWSQLAESINTYGRALMTLGLKAGQHAAIMSPNRPEWAWADLGIMAAGGCSVPVYHTEGLKTIIHILNDSQSHFLFAHSASFTAELMAQIEQLPKLEKVILLEGSFAHSRVMTLAEFLELGQKTKPEKLEKTLAAGQYEGLATLVYTSGTTGTPKGAMLTHSNILNNVEACSQLIRLDATDQCLSFLPLSHIFERMAGYYLMLHQGVTIAYAESIDTVPANLAEIQPTVVTSVPRLYEKMYNRILERISSGPWIKKQLFFMALKAGKAQVACQQQGRHPGMGLNLAMAIFSKLVFAKLRERLGGRLRFFISGGAPLVQEIAEFFLAAGIPIYEGYGLTETSPVIAVNYPGHHRLGTVGLPLSNIEVRIADDGELLVRGPSVTKGYWQLPEQTAEAFSDDWFHTGDVAQLDAEGYLQITDRKKDIIVTAGGKKVAPQEIENTLKTDRYISNVMVHGDRRPYLTALIVPDFEALIAYAAYKKINFLDQCDLVNHPQILNLIRRRIDQLQRDRPNYKKIRRFTLLSRDFIGTQGEVTPTLKLKRKIINQRFASLIENIYRPEDEGIHDTSFCIIDSPESPDQG, from the coding sequence ATGAAAGACACCTTACCCAGAATGGTTTTGCGTCAGTGCGAAAGATACCAGGGACAGACTGTCATGCGTCGTAAATCAGGAGGTCGCTACCAGGACATCAGCTGGTCTCAACTCGCCGAAAGCATCAATACCTATGGCCGGGCACTGATGACCCTGGGTCTGAAAGCAGGCCAGCACGCTGCTATCATGTCCCCGAATCGACCCGAATGGGCCTGGGCCGATCTCGGTATTATGGCGGCGGGCGGGTGCTCTGTGCCCGTTTACCATACCGAAGGGCTCAAGACAATCATCCATATCCTTAACGATTCGCAAAGTCATTTCCTCTTTGCTCATTCTGCCAGCTTTACCGCCGAACTCATGGCTCAGATTGAACAACTCCCGAAGCTCGAGAAAGTCATCCTGCTTGAAGGGAGTTTTGCACATTCACGGGTGATGACCCTCGCTGAATTTCTTGAATTGGGACAAAAGACAAAACCTGAAAAACTGGAAAAAACTCTCGCGGCTGGACAATATGAAGGGCTCGCAACCTTGGTCTACACCTCAGGCACCACCGGGACCCCGAAGGGAGCTATGCTGACTCACAGTAACATTCTCAACAATGTCGAAGCCTGCAGTCAGCTGATCAGACTCGATGCGACCGATCAATGTCTGTCCTTTCTGCCACTGTCACACATCTTTGAACGCATGGCTGGTTATTATCTGATGCTGCATCAGGGAGTCACCATCGCCTACGCCGAAAGTATAGACACGGTGCCGGCCAATCTCGCCGAGATCCAGCCGACCGTCGTCACCAGCGTGCCACGTCTGTATGAAAAGATGTACAACCGCATCCTGGAACGTATCTCTTCTGGCCCCTGGATAAAAAAACAACTCTTTTTCATGGCTCTCAAGGCCGGTAAAGCGCAGGTCGCCTGCCAGCAGCAAGGCCGCCACCCCGGAATGGGACTCAACCTGGCGATGGCCATTTTTTCAAAACTTGTCTTCGCCAAACTGCGCGAGCGCCTTGGTGGCCGACTGCGCTTTTTTATCTCTGGCGGAGCACCACTGGTTCAAGAGATCGCCGAGTTTTTCCTCGCCGCGGGAATCCCCATTTATGAAGGTTACGGGCTCACCGAGACTTCACCGGTCATCGCCGTCAACTACCCTGGACATCATCGTCTCGGAACAGTCGGCCTGCCGCTGAGCAACATCGAAGTCAGGATTGCTGATGACGGTGAGCTTCTGGTCAGGGGCCCCAGTGTCACAAAAGGGTACTGGCAACTGCCGGAACAGACGGCAGAGGCCTTTAGTGATGACTGGTTTCACACGGGAGATGTCGCCCAGCTCGATGCTGAGGGCTATTTGCAGATCACTGACCGTAAAAAAGATATTATCGTCACCGCCGGCGGCAAAAAAGTTGCTCCACAGGAGATCGAAAATACCCTCAAAACCGATCGTTACATCAGTAACGTCATGGTTCACGGTGATCGCAGACCCTATTTGACGGCGCTGATTGTTCCTGACTTTGAGGCCTTGATCGCTTATGCCGCTTACAAAAAAATTAATTTTCTCGATCAATGCGATCTGGTTAACCATCCACAGATTCTCAACTTGATCCGTCGCAGGATCGATCAACTCCAGCGAGATCGCCCAAACTACAAGAAGATCCGCCGTTTCACCCTGCTGTCCCGGGACTTTATCGGCACCCAGGGGGAAGTCACCCCCACCCTGAAGCTGAAGCGCAAAATCATTAATCAACGATTTGCATCTTTAATAGAAAATATTTATCGCCCCGAGGACGAAGGGATTCATGATACCAGTTTCTGTATTATCGATAGCCCCGAATCCCCCGACCAGGGCTGA
- a CDS encoding HEAT repeat domain-containing protein, producing the protein MAENQLILEIEQALTGLIKLLKALRFYPREHPSLHAAITDCMTCFKPLLTHQERRAIQSSQKGFTLGEDRIGEKNPALLDLAYLLAERRVNQIIFLSDLQAQELLYLADGLTTPAEEIYSGGGLQTFLRSRKVNSIWLNESSLDEALQKRQQFAVETEQAAEQIGMSALPPAEPPKAIDLVQQLRTLVEQLQIKQADEEYGQQIDQLLKLAPQYFEQSGAPGILRILPLLLAQSQQTERSPFQRDRAASALEHLLSRPMVDLLLAQFKSTTLTPQQYRRLQHLIIGLGLRIAPQMLEQIGREEASNVRNRLSSMLTKMGEPLLDLLREMIHSSKWYVVRNAVTLIGNLRLAPGITLLEPLVKHPDQRVRRALISALAMIGGDMAVVPLSLLAQDPFFALRRPAVKALGATRSNLAVPPLLAIAQQFDPFGRYTEIRRDAVSGLGLIGQKEVIAPLLSLAKRPNLLRRPRLEEFRAEIILTLGKLGDKNLDQAFERWRKSPHGVVQRAADLSLATLDKKHDHPAPN; encoded by the coding sequence TTGGCTGAAAATCAGCTGATCCTTGAGATAGAGCAGGCACTCACTGGCCTGATCAAACTTCTGAAGGCGCTACGCTTTTATCCCAGGGAGCACCCCAGCCTGCATGCCGCCATTACGGACTGCATGACCTGCTTTAAGCCACTGCTCACGCATCAGGAGCGGCGTGCCATCCAGTCCTCTCAAAAGGGGTTTACCCTGGGCGAAGACAGGATTGGCGAAAAGAACCCCGCCTTACTCGATCTGGCTTACCTGCTTGCCGAGCGACGGGTTAATCAGATAATTTTTCTCAGCGATCTCCAGGCTCAGGAACTACTTTACCTGGCCGATGGACTGACAACGCCAGCAGAAGAAATATATAGCGGCGGTGGACTCCAGACTTTTTTGCGCAGCCGCAAAGTAAACAGTATCTGGTTGAATGAGAGCAGCCTGGATGAAGCTCTGCAGAAACGTCAACAATTCGCCGTTGAAACAGAACAGGCCGCCGAGCAGATCGGGATGAGCGCATTACCCCCCGCAGAGCCGCCCAAAGCTATAGATCTGGTCCAACAACTGAGAACCCTCGTTGAACAGCTCCAGATAAAACAAGCCGACGAGGAATACGGGCAACAGATCGACCAGCTGCTCAAACTGGCCCCCCAATATTTTGAACAGAGCGGTGCGCCCGGGATTCTGCGAATCCTGCCGCTGCTGCTGGCACAAAGCCAACAGACCGAACGCAGTCCCTTTCAGCGCGACCGTGCCGCCAGTGCCCTTGAACACTTACTAAGCAGGCCGATGGTAGATCTGTTGCTGGCACAGTTCAAAAGCACGACCTTGACACCGCAACAATACCGACGGCTGCAACACCTCATCATCGGGCTGGGTCTAAGAATAGCCCCTCAAATGCTGGAGCAAATCGGTCGCGAGGAAGCAAGCAACGTTCGCAATCGCCTGAGTTCAATGCTCACCAAAATGGGGGAACCTCTCCTCGACCTGCTGCGTGAAATGATTCATAGCAGCAAGTGGTATGTGGTGCGCAACGCAGTCACGCTGATCGGCAACTTACGCCTTGCCCCCGGAATCACCCTGCTTGAACCACTGGTTAAACATCCGGATCAGCGGGTCAGACGTGCGCTGATTAGCGCACTGGCGATGATCGGCGGAGACATGGCGGTCGTACCACTGAGCCTGCTCGCACAGGATCCCTTCTTCGCCTTACGCCGCCCGGCGGTCAAAGCTCTCGGCGCCACCAGGAGCAACCTTGCCGTCCCTCCCCTGCTGGCGATTGCTCAGCAGTTTGACCCCTTCGGCCGCTATACGGAGATCCGCCGAGACGCAGTTTCGGGACTCGGTCTGATCGGGCAAAAAGAAGTGATCGCCCCACTCCTCTCCCTGGCCAAACGTCCCAATCTGCTCCGCCGACCTCGGCTCGAGGAGTTTCGTGCCGAAATTATTCTGACCCTTGGCAAACTCGGGGATAAAAATCTGGATCAGGCGTTTGAGCGCTGGCGCAAATCGCCCCACGGCGTTGTCCAGCGGGCGGCAGATCTCAGCCTCGCCACCCTGGACAAAAAACATGATCATCCTGCACCAAATTAA
- a CDS encoding type IV toxin-antitoxin system AbiEi family antitoxin, giving the protein MTNKTKQRDEQIIFGSMKAIRSLPGCHIDFVIKKLGGPFAGTIKIGGDWGEKYYFLKVVPKLSPEIADLVIHQLKTTAAPANCAPLLLTHYVSPNLAAKLKQKKIEFADCAGNLLLQQAPLYVEIAGQRHLQVSGGLDRLFRSAGLKLIYLFLRNPQSVNASYRILAEDAGIALGAIGDIFKELKNRGNLMLSSEGRELTAAEDLLQRWQLGYLETLRPRMLVQRCSLNSSYSLQQLPELLRSSSDRATVMLGGQLGASLLTNHLDPESAVLYINSQQQQEVMLQLQLTPDPHGNVSLQAPFGKQNFWNGVQPAGLNLVDPILTYAELAGDSSCARAADNLYTQYILPRLCRN; this is encoded by the coding sequence ATGACCAACAAGACCAAACAACGCGATGAACAAATTATCTTTGGCAGCATGAAGGCGATCCGCAGTCTGCCTGGATGTCATATTGACTTCGTCATCAAAAAACTGGGCGGGCCGTTTGCGGGAACCATTAAAATCGGCGGGGACTGGGGTGAAAAATATTACTTCCTTAAGGTCGTACCCAAACTTTCTCCAGAGATCGCCGATCTGGTGATTCATCAATTAAAAACAACCGCAGCTCCGGCAAATTGTGCCCCCCTGCTTTTGACCCATTACGTCAGCCCCAACCTGGCCGCCAAATTAAAGCAGAAAAAAATTGAGTTCGCTGATTGCGCCGGCAACCTGCTCCTGCAACAGGCGCCGCTCTATGTCGAAATTGCGGGGCAACGACATCTGCAGGTCAGTGGTGGGCTCGACCGCCTGTTCCGATCCGCGGGGCTGAAACTGATATACCTCTTCCTGCGCAATCCACAGAGCGTCAATGCCTCCTATCGAATCCTTGCCGAGGACGCCGGTATTGCGTTGGGAGCAATCGGAGATATTTTTAAAGAACTGAAAAATCGCGGAAATCTCATGCTCAGTTCTGAGGGTAGAGAACTAACTGCCGCCGAAGACCTTCTGCAACGCTGGCAACTCGGGTATCTTGAGACCCTGCGACCACGCATGTTAGTTCAACGCTGCTCCCTGAATTCGAGTTATTCGTTGCAACAATTGCCGGAGCTGTTACGCAGCTCCTCTGATAGAGCAACGGTAATGCTCGGCGGACAATTGGGCGCATCGTTGTTAACCAATCACCTTGACCCGGAATCGGCGGTGCTCTATATCAACTCGCAACAGCAACAGGAAGTTATGCTGCAACTCCAGCTGACTCCAGATCCGCATGGTAATGTCAGCCTGCAGGCCCCCTTCGGAAAACAGAATTTCTGGAATGGCGTGCAACCCGCAGGGCTGAATCTGGTCGATCCAATCTTGACCTATGCTGAACTCGCCGGCGACAGTTCCTGTGCCAGAGCTGCAGACAATCTCTACACACAGTATATTTTGCCGCGTCTATGCCGGAACTGA
- a CDS encoding GPMC system MBL fold metallohydrolase, translating to MDFDRLTLTILGSGTSTGIPVIGCSCAVCRSEDPRNRRTRCSALLSFCGHNILIDTATDLRQQLLRENIGHIDAVLYTHVHADHLHGIDDLRVFTRRDMPALPLYGAASTLQQIRHNFSYIFDPVTQPGYIPQLKTCPVANSFTLGGLTLIPVPLLHGAMEVFGYRIGPLAYLTDCNGIPKNSLKLLKGLDVLILDGLRLKPHKTHFNVQQAVAMAQEIGAQQTWLTHLSHEIDHPLHEKELPQGIGFAYDGQQISLALPTLNADRDFD from the coding sequence ATGGACTTTGACCGCCTGACGCTGACAATTCTTGGTTCTGGCACCAGCACCGGCATTCCGGTAATCGGCTGCTCCTGTGCGGTCTGCCGGTCAGAAGACCCGCGTAATCGCCGCACCCGTTGCAGTGCGCTACTCAGCTTTTGCGGTCACAACATCCTGATCGACACGGCAACCGACCTGCGCCAACAGCTGCTGCGCGAAAATATCGGCCATATCGATGCGGTCCTCTATACCCATGTTCACGCGGATCACCTGCACGGCATCGACGATCTCCGGGTCTTCACCCGCCGTGACATGCCAGCCTTACCGCTCTATGGCGCGGCCTCAACACTCCAACAGATCCGCCATAACTTCAGCTACATCTTTGACCCCGTTACACAACCGGGGTATATTCCACAATTGAAAACCTGCCCTGTCGCAAACAGCTTTACTCTCGGAGGACTAACCCTGATTCCGGTCCCGCTTTTGCATGGAGCAATGGAGGTCTTCGGTTACCGGATTGGGCCACTGGCTTACTTAACTGACTGCAATGGAATCCCGAAAAATTCCCTCAAACTGCTCAAGGGGCTAGATGTTTTGATTCTTGATGGTCTACGGCTCAAACCGCACAAAACACATTTCAATGTTCAGCAGGCGGTCGCCATGGCGCAGGAGATTGGGGCACAACAAACATGGCTGACCCATCTCAGCCATGAAATTGACCACCCCCTGCATGAAAAAGAGCTCCCACAGGGAATTGGATTCGCCTATGATGGACAGCAGATTTCACTCGCGCTACCCACATTAAATGCAGACAGAGATTTCGACTGA